DNA sequence from the Streptomyces cinnabarinus genome:
GAACGCGATGGTGCCGAAGGAGTGGTCGACGGAATCCGCCACCTGACCGCTGTCCTGGAAGACGTCCAGCAGCCACCGCCCGCCGAGCATCGCCGGGCCTATCGCCAGCACGGCCCCCATCAGCGCCACCGCCACGGCCTCACCCACGACCATCCGCTTGAGCTGCGCCGGGGTCGCCCCCGCGCAGCGCAGCAGCTCCAGCTCGGCCGCCCGCTGACGGACGTTGACCGTCAGCGTCGAGGCCACGGCGAAGAACACCAGCAGCGTGCCGTAGCCGCCGACGACGCTTGCCGCCGTGGTCAGGGTCTCCGCGCTCGTGGAGTCGACGCCGTCCTGAGCCGCCGTGTCGTGCAGCGAGTTGAACGTCATGATGATCGCCGCGCCCAGGAACGCGGCCAGCAGTGTCGCCAGGAACCGTCCGGGCCGCTGCCGGATCGACCGCATCGCCAGCAGGAACATCGCTCACACCTCCTTCGCCACGGAGTCGCCGAGATGGGCGAGGCGCTCGGCCACCGCGTCCGGCGTCGGCGCGTCCATCCGGCCCGCGAGCCGGCCGTCCGCCAGGAACAGCACGGAGTCCGCGTAGGAGGCGGCGACCGGGTCGTGCGTCACCATCACCACGGTCCGCCCATGCACCCGCACCGTCTGCTGGAGCAGCGTGAGCACACCCCGGGCGCTGCCGGTGTCCAGTGCGCCCGTCGGCTCGTCCGCGAAGATCACCCGGGGCTCGGCGACCAGCGCCCGCGCGATGGCCACGCGCTGACGCTGGCCGCCGGAGAGCTGGTGCGGCCGGTGCCCGAGCCGGTCGCCGAGACCGACCGAGGCCAGCACCTCCCGGGTCCGCCGCCGGTCCACCCGCCGCCCGGCGAGCCTCAGCGGCAGCACCGTGTTCTGCGCGACGGTCAGCGTCTCCAGCAGGTTGTACTGCTGGAACACGAACCCGATCCGGCCGCGCCGGAACTTCGTCAGCGCCGTCTCGTCACCGTCCGTCAGCTCGGCGCCGTCCACCCGGACGATCCCGCTGTCCGGCCGCTCCAGACCCGCCGCGCAGTGCAGCAGCGTGGTCTTGCCGGAGCCCGACGGACCCATCACCGCGGTGAAGGTGCCGCTCCCGAGGCCCAGCGTCACCTCGCGCAGAGCGGTCACCGCACTGTCGTCGGACCCATAGGTCTTGGTGACCTTGACCAGCCGGAGTGCCTCCGTGGCGGGTCCCGTGTCGTGCGCTTCCGAGCCTGTGCGAAACATCGTCATCACTCCCCGATCGGGCACTCCCTGCGCCCCGACCACGAAGTTACGGAGACGGCGGGCACGGCACATTGGGCGCAGAACCCGTATCGAGGGGTGTACTCAGGCACACCCGTGTCCTCGGGCTCACCCCGGACGGGTCACCACAATGCGCAGAGCCGGTGGCCCACCCGATGCAATGGAGCTGTCTCCGCGGTCTCCCTGGCCACGGTCGGCGCGATCGTCGACTTCGGCGGGCTCGGCAACCTCATCTACGCGGGAATGAACACCTACTTCAAGGCACAGGTGCTCTCCCCGTCCGTGCTGTGCGTGCTGATCGCGATCGTCGCCGACGTCCTGCTCCTCGGCGTCAAGAAACGCCACCCTGGACGAGTTCGGCCCGGTCCTGCTCGGCGACGACAGGAGTCTCCAGAACGCCGACTACATCGTCCCGGTCGTCAACCACGCCCGTGCGGGTAGTGAGCGGGTGAGCCGGGACCTCGGCTGCCTCAACGCGTCCTCACCACCGCCGACCTCGCCTCGCTCAACGAACAGGTCGACAGCTGGCGGCGGTTGGCGAGCGACGTGGCCCCGGCCTATCGCCAGGACAAGGGCCTGCTGAAGTGATGACCCGAGGTGACGGCCTGAAGTCATGACCGGCTGAAGTGACGCGCCCGTGACAACCGTCACCGTACTGGTGCGGCGCGCCGCCTTCCCGGCCGTCGCCCGCAGGCGGTACAGGTACCTCATGACGGTCGACGGGGGACGCCTCCACAGCACGTGGTGGCAGGGAATGCGTGAGTCGGTCGAGGGGGCGGACACCGAGCTGCATCCCGAGGGACTGACCGATACGGTGCCGGCCGGACTCGGCCCGGCGTACGCGAAGTTCAGCGATCAGTATCCCGAACAGCAGCTTCAGCTACAGCTCCTGCACGGCGCCTCGCAGCGCGCCTTCGAGCGCAACACCCGGGTCGCGGCGCGGGTCACCGTGCAGCGGGTCCTCGGGAACGCGCTGAGCGATCCGCGGATGGACGACGTCAAGCCGAACGAGCATCTCATCGAGTACCTCGACGAGGAGATCGCCGATCTGCGGGGACGGCTCGCGCAGGACAGCGCGACCGCCGTCAGCCGGGGCCTCAACGTCGGTCTGACGCTGGGCGCCGCCGCCAGCCTGGTGCTGCTCGTGGTGCCGCTGCTGTGGGGGGTCGGCATACTCCAGGCGCTCGGCGTCACCCTCAACTGCACCAACCGCTGGCATTTACTGGGCGCGTTCGTGTGCGGCGGCGTCGGCGCGTTCGGCGCGGTGCTCAGCGTGCTGGTCCGGCTGCGGGGCAACGCCGAGCAGTTGACGAAGCGTCAGAACAGTTCCAGGGACGGGCTGATCGTGCCGGGACAGATGGCCCGCAGCATGCGTCACGAGGGCGTCTACCGGGTGTTCGTCGGCTGGATACTCGCGCTGGCGGTGTACTTCCTGCTCAGCGGCGGTCTGGTGCCCGTCTTCGAGGTCCCGGCCACCGCCGCCGAGATCTGCCCGTCCGCGGGGAGCCCCGGTTCGGCCGCCAAGGGCACGGACTTCTGGGGCTTCTGGTGCGCCATCGGGTTCGTCGCCGGATTCAACGAGCGGTGGGCGTTCGGCATCCTGGGCCGCGAGTCGACCCGTAAGCCGAAGAGCACCTGACGCCCACGCGTCCGCCACCGAGTCGAACCGCACCTGATCCCGGGCCACGCCGCCCGCGTCCGCGTCCACCGAGCGGCGCAGGGCCTCATGCAGCTTCGCCGGGGTCAGGACACCCAGGAAGCGCGCGCCCTCCAGCACGGCGACCCACCCGGCGTCGTGCTGGAGCATCACCCCGAACGCTGCTTCAGCGGCGCCCCCACCGGCACCCACGCGTTCATCCGGTGCGCGTGGTCACCGACGGCGCCGCCCCGTCGAGGTCGTCGAGACCGGCCCAGCCGTGCAGTTCGCCCGCGTCGTCGAGCACCACGACCCACCGGCCGCCCTCGGCGCACAGCCGCTCGGCCACGAGGGGCGCCGGTTCCTCCAGCCGTGCGATCGGCGGCTGCTCCAGGTCCTCCGACTCGATCTCGGTGACCGACAGCCGCTTCAACCCCCGGCCCGCGCCGACGAACTCCGCGACATACGGCGCAGCCGGCATCCCGAGCATGGCCCCGGGCGTGTCGAACTGCTCGATCCGCCCCTGCCCGTACACCGCGATCCGGTCGCCCAGCCGTACGGCCTCCTCGATGTCGTGCGTGACCATCAGCACCGTCTTGCGGACGGCGGCCTGCATCCGCAGGAACTCGTCCTGCAACTGCTCGCGCACCACCGGGTCCACCGCCCCGAAGGGCTCGTCCATGAGCAGCACCGGAGGGTCGGCGGGTCCGGATAGCGCGGCCCGTACGTCTTCGGATCGAGCCCCACGAGGTCGAGCAGCTCGGCCGCGCGGGCGCGGGCCTTGGCGCGTTTCCAGCCGATCAGCGTCGGCACGGTCGCGGTGTTGTCGAGGATCGTGCGGTGCGGGAAGAGCCCGACCTGCTGGATGACGTACCCGATGCGGCGGCGCAGCCGTATGGGATCGACCGACATGACGTCCTCGCCGTCCACCAGAATCCGCCCGGAGGTCGGCCCCTCGAAGCAGCCGGTTGACCATCATCAGGGCCGTCGTCCTGCCGCAGCCGGACGGGCCCACGAGGGTCACCAGCTCACCCTCGTTCACCTCGAAACTGAGCCCGTCCACGGCCGTCGTCCCGTCCCGGTACCGCTTCCCGACCTCTCAGGCTGGCGAATGGCGGACTACGCGCCCTCCTGGTCGCGCACCAGCACCACTTCCAGCGTACGCGGACCGTGCACCCCCTCGACCCGGTCCAGCTCGATGTCGCTGGTCGCCGAAGGACCGGAGATCCAGGTCAACGGCCGGGCCGGGGCGAGGCGTTCGAGCGCCTGCGGGACGGAGGAGACGACCTGCTCCGGCACCCGGACGACACAGATGTGGTGATCGGGGACGAGGGTGATCCGGCGGCGGCCCTGGTCGGGGGAGCCGTCCAGGACGAGGGTGCCGGTCTCGGCGATGGCGAGGGCGCAGCCGGTGACCACGCTGTCGACACGGTCGAGTTCGCCGGCGGTGCTCTCGGACCGGTCCTGGACCTGCTCGGCGGTGGCATGCCCGAGCCAGCCCGCTTCCAGACCCGGCGGCACCAGCACCGTCTTCGCACCCCGTGCGGTGAGCAACCCCGCGATCACGTCCGTCAGTTCCCCGTCCGCGCACCGATGCACGACCGCCCGATAGTCCGCCAGATTCTCCGCCAGCAGATCCACCGTCTCCGCTTCGCTCAGGTCACCGTGCTGCCGTAGATACGCCCGCTCGATTGCCGCGTCCTCACCCGGCGGTACGTCCGCCAGCGCGCGCCGCACCCGGCCCAGGATCCGTTCCCTGCTGCTCACTTGGCGCCGTCCTTTCCGCCCTGCGTACGCTTCCACCAGTCCCGGAACGGCTCCGCCGGCACCGCGGGCAGGTCCCGGGTGTCGCTCCACGCCTTGCCGGGCCCGGGGAGGCTGCGGGGATGCAGACGCCGGGTGCGTGAGGCGAGCCGCTGGCCGGTGCGCAGGGCGCCGGGGCGGGCGAACGCCCAGCCTGCCGCCCGCATCGCCGCCCGCTCGGCCGCGTGCCCCTTGGCGGGCTTGAGGACGACCTTGTTGCCGCCCTTTATCACCTGCCCACCCTGAACGACCCGCTCCCGCAGATGCACCAGCACCTCGGGGATGTCGATGGCGACCGGGCACACCTCGTAACAGGCACCGCACAGCGAGGAGGCGTACGGCAGCGAGGCGTCGATCTCGCTGTCCGTGCCCCGGAGTTGAGGGCTGAGGATGGCGCCGATCGGGCCCGGGTAGACCGAGCCGTACGCGTGGCCGCCCGCCCGCTCGTACACCGGGCAGACGTTGAGACAGGCCGAGCAGCGGATGCAGCGCAGGGCCTGGCGGCCGACCTCGTCGGCGAGGGTGTCGGTGCGGCCGTTGTCGAGCAGGACCAGATGGAAGACCTGCGGGCCGTCACCGTCCGTCGTGCCCGTCCACATGCTCGTGTACGGGTTCATACGCTCGGCCGTGGAGGAGCGGGGGAGCGTCTGGAGGAACACCTCCAGGTCTTGCCACGTCGGCACGACCTTCTCGATGCCGACGACCGAGATCAGCGTCTCGGGGAGGGTCAGGCACATCCGCCCGTTGCCCTCGGACTCCACGACGACCAGGGTGCCGGTCTCGGCGACCATGAAGTTGGCGCCGGAGATGCCGACCTTGGCGCGCAGGAACTTCTCCCGCAGGTGCAGCCGGGCCGCTTCGGCGAGTTCGGCGGGCGTGTCGGTGAGTCCCTCGGGGGCGGGGCGGCCCCACTCGCTCATCTCCCTGCGGAAGATGTCCCGGATCTCGCCCCGGTTGCGGT
Encoded proteins:
- a CDS encoding ABC transporter ATP-binding protein, with the protein product MFRTGSEAHDTGPATEALRLVKVTKTYGSDDSAVTALREVTLGLGSGTFTAVMGPSGSGKTTLLHCAAGLERPDSGIVRVDGAELTDGDETALTKFRRGRIGFVFQQYNLLETLTVAQNTVLPLRLAGRRVDRRRTREVLASVGLGDRLGHRPHQLSGGQRQRVAIARALVAEPRVIFADEPTGALDTGSARGVLTLLQQTVRVHGRTVVMVTHDPVAASYADSVLFLADGRLAGRMDAPTPDAVAERLAHLGDSVAKEV
- a CDS encoding LutB/LldF family L-lactate oxidation iron-sulfur protein; amino-acid sequence: MSGTFVGMPAFPKAAHDAVHDQTLRGNLRHATHTIRGKRAKAVAEVSDWDALRDAGALIKDRTLRHLDRYLVQLEESVTAAGGVVHWAADADEANRIVADLVKATGESEVVKVKSMATQEIGLNEALEAEGIRAYETDLAELIVQLGKDRPSHILVPAIHRNRGEIRDIFRREMSEWGRPAPEGLTDTPAELAEAARLHLREKFLRAKVGISGANFMVAETGTLVVVESEGNGRMCLTLPETLISVVGIEKVVPTWQDLEVFLQTLPRSSTAERMNPYTSMWTGTTDGDGPQVFHLVLLDNGRTDTLADEVGRQALRCIRCSACLNVCPVYERAGGHAYGSVYPGPIGAILSPQLRGTDSEIDASLPYASSLCGACYEVCPVAIDIPEVLVHLRERVVQGGQVIKGGNKVVLKPAKGHAAERAAMRAAGWAFARPGALRTGQRLASRTRRLHPRSLPGPGKAWSDTRDLPAVPAEPFRDWWKRTQGGKDGAK
- a CDS encoding LutC/YkgG family protein, which codes for MSSRERILGRVRRALADVPPGEDAAIERAYLRQHGDLSEAETVDLLAENLADYRAVVHRCADGELTDVIAGLLTARGAKTVLVPPGLEAGWLGHATAEQVQDRSESTAGELDRVDSVVTGCALAIAETGTLVLDGSPDQGRRRITLVPDHHICVVRVPEQVVSSVPQALERLAPARPLTWISGPSATSDIELDRVEGVHGPRTLEVVLVRDQEGA